A region of uncultured Carboxylicivirga sp. DNA encodes the following proteins:
- the purE gene encoding 5-(carboxyamino)imidazole ribonucleotide mutase: MQPKVSIIMGSTSDLPVMKKAADFLNDLEIPFEINALSAHRTPAQVEEFAKNAEDRGVKVIIAAAGMAAHLPGVIASMVKIPVIGVPINASLDGLDALLAIVQMPPGIPVATVGINGAQNAGILAAQIIATGDAALAEKVAAFKESLKDKIVQANQELADVKYKFKTN, translated from the coding sequence ATGCAACCAAAAGTGAGCATTATTATGGGTAGCACATCTGATTTGCCAGTGATGAAAAAAGCTGCCGACTTTTTGAATGACCTTGAAATTCCTTTTGAAATTAACGCTTTGTCGGCTCATAGAACGCCTGCACAAGTTGAGGAGTTTGCCAAGAACGCAGAAGACAGAGGGGTGAAAGTTATTATAGCAGCTGCAGGTATGGCAGCTCATTTACCTGGAGTAATTGCTTCGATGGTGAAAATACCTGTTATTGGTGTACCAATTAATGCCAGTCTGGATGGACTTGATGCTTTATTAGCAATTGTACAGATGCCTCCGGGAATACCTGTAGCAACTGTTGGAATTAACGGTGCTCAAAATGCAGGAATTCTGGCAGCACAGATTATTGCAACCGGCGATGCTGCACTTGCTGAGAAAGTAGCTGCATTTAAAGAAAGTCTGAAAGATAAAATCGTTCAAGCTAATCAGGAATTAGCAGATGTAAAGTATAAGTTTAAAACAAACTAA
- the hpt gene encoding hypoxanthine phosphoribosyltransferase: MERVKVLDKEFVLSISEENILKAVEEVATRINTELEGKNPLMLCVLNGSFMFASDLMKRITIPCEISFVKLSSYQGTGSTGKVKELIGLNEDITDRTIVLLEDIVDTGLTIANTVDQIKSMGPAEVRVATMLFKPDACKKDITLHYVGMNIPNNFIVGYGLDYDGYGRNLRNIYTLAE; this comes from the coding sequence ATGGAACGAGTTAAAGTATTAGATAAGGAATTTGTATTAAGCATTTCCGAAGAAAATATTTTAAAAGCAGTAGAAGAAGTAGCAACACGTATAAATACAGAACTGGAAGGAAAAAATCCTTTGATGTTATGTGTATTGAATGGTTCGTTTATGTTTGCCTCGGATTTAATGAAACGCATCACCATTCCTTGTGAGATCAGCTTTGTTAAGCTTTCGTCTTATCAGGGAACCGGATCAACAGGTAAAGTAAAAGAACTGATTGGTTTAAACGAAGATATAACAGATCGCACGATTGTGTTGCTTGAGGATATTGTTGATACTGGATTAACTATCGCTAATACAGTGGATCAGATTAAATCGATGGGGCCGGCAGAAGTGCGTGTCGCTACCATGCTGTTTAAACCAGATGCATGTAAGAAAGATATAACCTTACACTATGTTGGAATGAATATTCCAAATAATTTTATTGTTGGTTATGGTTTGGATTACGACGGATATGGCCGTAACTTAAGGAATATCTACACATTAGCGGAGTAA
- a CDS encoding adenylate kinase, with protein sequence MLNLVIFGPPGSGKGTQGVKIAEKYSLEHVSTGDLLRNAIHNNTAEGVIAKSFIDKGELVPDDVIIDIMDVFMEKLPVDKGILFDGFPRTVAQAEALNGLLTDHGRSLSALLNLEVENDELIERLVLRGQTSGRSDDNKETIKKRLEVYEAQTLPVMDFYKKKGVYKSVKGVGDIEEIFANICQVLDKVVEAEV encoded by the coding sequence ATGCTTAATCTTGTAATCTTTGGACCTCCCGGATCGGGAAAAGGAACTCAAGGGGTAAAAATTGCTGAAAAGTACAGCTTGGAACATGTTTCAACAGGTGATTTATTAAGAAATGCTATTCACAATAACACAGCAGAAGGTGTGATTGCTAAAAGCTTTATTGATAAAGGTGAATTAGTTCCTGATGATGTAATTATCGACATCATGGATGTTTTCATGGAGAAACTTCCTGTTGATAAAGGTATACTGTTTGACGGTTTTCCAAGAACAGTTGCTCAGGCTGAAGCTTTAAACGGATTATTAACTGATCATGGTAGGTCTCTTTCTGCTCTTCTTAATCTGGAAGTAGAAAACGATGAATTGATCGAGCGTTTAGTTCTTAGAGGTCAAACTTCTGGTCGTTCTGATGACAATAAAGAAACCATTAAGAAACGTTTGGAAGTATATGAGGCTCAAACCTTGCCTGTTATGGATTTTTACAAGAAAAAAGGCGTTTACAAATCGGTAAAAGGAGTGGGAGATATCGAAGAAATCTTCGCCAATATCTGCCAGGTTCTTGATAAAGTAGTAGAAGCCGAAGTTTAA
- the obgE gene encoding GTPase ObgE, protein MAGTNFVDYVKIFCRSGKGGAGSAHLRREKFVAMGGPDGGDGGRGGHIIVTGNRNTWTLLHLKYKRHIFAGHGGSGGKQGSTGSDGEDKYIEVPLGTVAKDAETGEILFEITEHDQQEILVKGGRGGLGNVHFKSSTNQTPRYAQPGEDAVEMAAILELKVLADVGLVGFPNAGKSTLLSVVSAAKPEIADYPFTTLVPNLGIVSYREHQSFCMADIPGIIEGASEGKGIGLRFLRHIERNSILLFLVPADAENIRKEYDILLNELSQYNPELLDKSRLLAISKADMLDAELIEEIKQDLPDIPSIFISSVANQGITELKDMIWKELMDANK, encoded by the coding sequence ATGGCCGGAACAAATTTTGTTGATTACGTAAAAATATTTTGTCGCTCAGGAAAAGGTGGAGCTGGATCAGCACATTTGCGCCGTGAGAAGTTTGTTGCCATGGGTGGACCCGATGGTGGAGATGGCGGCCGTGGTGGTCATATCATTGTAACTGGTAACCGAAATACCTGGACCCTGCTGCACCTGAAATACAAACGTCATATCTTTGCCGGTCATGGTGGATCCGGTGGAAAACAGGGATCAACAGGTTCTGATGGTGAAGATAAGTACATTGAAGTGCCATTGGGAACAGTCGCTAAAGATGCCGAAACAGGCGAGATTCTTTTCGAAATAACAGAACACGATCAGCAGGAGATTCTGGTTAAAGGTGGACGTGGAGGTTTAGGTAACGTTCATTTTAAATCCTCTACCAATCAAACACCCCGTTATGCTCAGCCCGGTGAGGATGCAGTTGAAATGGCTGCAATACTTGAGCTAAAAGTGTTGGCAGACGTTGGTTTGGTAGGTTTTCCTAATGCAGGTAAATCAACTTTGTTATCTGTAGTTTCAGCGGCCAAACCAGAGATTGCAGATTATCCTTTTACAACATTGGTTCCTAACCTGGGAATTGTGTCTTATCGTGAGCATCAATCGTTCTGTATGGCTGATATACCAGGAATTATTGAAGGAGCCAGCGAAGGAAAAGGTATTGGCTTGCGTTTTCTTCGCCATATCGAACGTAACTCTATATTGTTGTTTTTAGTTCCTGCAGATGCTGAAAATATCCGGAAAGAATACGATATTTTGTTGAATGAGTTAAGTCAGTATAATCCGGAATTACTTGATAAATCAAGGCTATTAGCTATCTCAAAGGCTGATATGTTGGATGCAGAGCTGATAGAAGAAATTAAACAAGATCTTCCCGACATCCCTTCTATTTTTATATCTTCGGTGGCCAACCAAGGAATTACCGAATTAAAAGATATGATATGGAAGGAACTGATGGACGCCAACAAATAG
- a CDS encoding DNA topoisomerase IV subunit B, producing MQSSQNNQNYSEDTIRTLDWKEHIRKRPGMYIGKLGDGTYADDGIYVLLKEVMDNSIDEFMMGNGKKIEVTLSEDGRVTVRDYGRGIPLGKVIDVASKMNTGAKYDSKAFKKSVGLNGVGIKAVNALSTSFNVQAYRDGQTKRVEFSRGEVVNDHELTMSPDKNGTFIEFTPDPTIFENFKFQEEYIETLLKNYTYLNKGLAIYFNGRVFQSKNGLIDLLNENMDSEPLYPIIQLADEDLEIAITHGNQYGEEYYTFVNGQHTTQGGTHLIAFREAYVKTIRDFYNKNFDVSDIRTGIIAAISIKIEEPVFESQTKTKLGSKDMGPNGPSVRNYVLDMITEKLDNFLHKNAECADILHKKILESEKERKAISGIQKLARERAKKVSLHNKKLRDCRTHYTSNKEEKLDSSIFITEGDSASGSITKARNVNSQAVFSLKGKPLNSYGLTRKVVYENEEFNLLQAALDIEEGLETLRYNHVIIATDADVDGMHIRLLLLTFFLQFFPELVKNGHLYILQTPLFRVRNKKKTIYCYSDEEKIAAIKKLGAKPEITRFKGLGEISPDEFKHFIGKDIRLEQVRMKKDVPVKDLLEFYMGKNTPDRQNFIIDNLVIEEDLVNDLEAI from the coding sequence ATGCAGAGTAGTCAAAATAATCAGAACTATTCAGAAGATACTATTAGAACGCTGGATTGGAAAGAACATATCCGTAAGCGTCCTGGTATGTATATTGGAAAGTTAGGTGACGGTACATATGCCGATGATGGTATCTATGTATTGCTCAAGGAAGTAATGGATAACTCTATCGATGAATTTATGATGGGTAACGGAAAGAAAATTGAAGTTACACTGAGTGAAGATGGCAGAGTTACCGTTCGCGATTACGGTCGTGGTATTCCTTTGGGTAAAGTAATTGATGTTGCCTCCAAAATGAATACGGGTGCTAAGTATGACTCAAAAGCGTTTAAAAAGTCGGTGGGTTTGAACGGTGTTGGTATTAAAGCGGTAAACGCTCTTAGTACTAGTTTTAATGTTCAGGCATATCGCGACGGACAAACCAAACGTGTGGAATTTAGTCGTGGCGAGGTGGTTAATGATCATGAACTAACGATGTCTCCTGATAAAAACGGAACTTTTATTGAATTTACTCCAGATCCAACCATTTTCGAAAACTTTAAGTTCCAGGAAGAGTACATCGAAACACTTCTGAAAAATTATACTTACCTGAATAAGGGCCTGGCCATTTATTTTAATGGACGTGTCTTTCAGAGTAAAAACGGACTGATTGACCTCTTGAATGAAAATATGGATTCGGAGCCATTGTATCCAATAATCCAATTGGCCGATGAGGACCTTGAGATTGCCATTACACATGGAAATCAATATGGAGAAGAATATTATACCTTCGTAAATGGTCAGCATACCACACAGGGAGGTACACATCTGATTGCATTCAGAGAAGCTTATGTAAAAACCATTCGCGACTTCTACAATAAAAACTTCGATGTTTCTGATATCAGAACCGGAATCATTGCTGCCATCAGTATTAAAATTGAAGAGCCTGTTTTTGAGTCGCAGACCAAAACCAAATTAGGCTCCAAAGATATGGGACCGAATGGTCCGTCAGTACGTAACTATGTACTGGATATGATTACTGAAAAGCTGGATAACTTCCTGCATAAAAATGCGGAATGTGCCGATATTCTGCATAAAAAGATTTTAGAGTCGGAGAAAGAACGAAAAGCTATTTCAGGTATCCAGAAGCTGGCTCGCGAAAGGGCTAAGAAGGTTAGTCTTCATAACAAGAAGCTTCGCGATTGCCGGACTCACTATACGTCAAATAAAGAGGAAAAACTGGATAGTTCCATTTTTATAACAGAGGGTGATTCAGCGAGTGGATCCATCACAAAAGCCCGTAATGTAAACTCACAGGCCGTATTTAGTTTAAAGGGAAAACCTTTGAACAGCTATGGACTTACCCGAAAAGTAGTATACGAAAATGAGGAATTCAACCTTCTTCAGGCAGCTTTGGATATTGAAGAAGGTTTGGAAACATTGCGTTACAACCATGTGATTATTGCAACAGATGCCGATGTGGATGGTATGCATATTCGATTGTTATTGCTTACTTTCTTTTTGCAATTCTTCCCTGAGCTAGTGAAAAACGGACATTTGTATATACTGCAAACTCCTTTATTCAGGGTTCGAAACAAGAAGAAAACCATCTATTGCTATTCTGATGAAGAAAAGATAGCAGCCATTAAAAAGCTGGGAGCCAAACCTGAGATTACCCGATTTAAAGGATTGGGAGAGATTTCACCTGATGAGTTTAAGCACTTTATCGGAAAGGATATTCGCTTGGAACAGGTTAGGATGAAAAAGGATGTTCCGGTGAAAGATTTGCTTGAGTTTTATATGGGTAAAAACACGCCCGATCGCCAGAATTTTATCATCGATAATCTGGTGATTGAAGAAGATTTGGTTAATGATTTAGAAGCGATTTAG
- a CDS encoding DNA gyrase/topoisomerase IV subunit A, with translation MSYDDINNTDLPEDVNPEDNKPDENKADSNQVWNESKLSHLPGMYREWFLDYASYVILERAVPHINDGLKPVQRRILHAMRRMDDGRYNKVANIIGFTMQFHPHGDASIGDALVQLGQKDLLIDCQGNWGNVYTGDSAAAPRYIEARLTKFAQEVVFNPKTTEWKLSYDGRNNEPVTLPVKFPLLLAQGVEGIAVGLASKLLPHNFNELIDASINHLEEKPFELYPDFPTGGMMDASRYNDGLRGGAVKVRAKISKVDSKTLMISDIPYGKNTTSLIESILKANEKGKIKIKKIDDNTAENVEILIYLPPGSSPDKTIDALYAFTDCEVSISPNACIIKANKPHFIGVSQILRENTDNTKYLLKRELEIRRGELEDAWHMSSLERIFIENKIYQRIEDCETWEAIIQTIDHGLDPFKPSLRREVTRDDITKLTEIKIKRISKFDAKKADEYIASLEEEMEQIDYNLANLITYAIDYYKRIKKQFGKDFTRKTEIRSFENIEASKVVVKNEKLYINREDGFIGTSLKKDEFVCDCSDIDDVIIFYKDGKYMITKVSDKAFVGKDIIHIAVFKKNDKRTIYNTVYRDGKNGLVYMKRFAVTGITRDKEYDITQGKPGSSIMYFSANPNGESEILKVVLRPKARIRNLIFDLDMGELAIKGRGAMGNIVTKYEVQKVVLKKKGESTLGGRKIWFEHETLRLNADGRGKFLGEFHAGEQILVITKDGKFFHTTYDLSNHYEDNILIIEKFNSNTVWSAVYFDADQDFYYVKRFQLDVSVKPQSFIGENAKSRLVNMTHVDYPRLEVKFGGDDKLREKLIVEVYEFIGVKSFKAKGKRLTTYQISKIQELEPLIKEETKEEEPEDVSRDEDIENDKDQMSLF, from the coding sequence ATGAGTTACGACGATATAAATAACACCGACCTACCTGAAGATGTTAATCCGGAAGACAATAAACCGGATGAGAACAAAGCGGACAGTAATCAGGTTTGGAATGAGTCCAAATTAAGCCATTTACCAGGTATGTACCGTGAGTGGTTTCTGGATTACGCATCTTATGTAATTCTCGAACGTGCTGTGCCGCATATCAATGATGGTTTAAAACCTGTGCAACGACGTATCTTACATGCCATGCGTCGTATGGATGACGGGCGTTACAATAAAGTGGCTAATATCATTGGATTTACCATGCAGTTTCACCCACATGGTGATGCTTCCATTGGTGATGCTTTGGTACAGCTTGGGCAGAAAGATTTATTGATCGATTGTCAGGGTAACTGGGGTAATGTTTATACAGGCGACAGTGCTGCTGCACCTCGTTACATCGAGGCTCGTTTAACCAAATTTGCTCAGGAGGTTGTGTTTAACCCAAAAACAACCGAATGGAAATTGTCCTATGACGGTCGTAATAACGAACCTGTAACCTTGCCGGTTAAATTCCCATTGTTATTGGCTCAGGGTGTTGAAGGAATTGCGGTTGGTCTGGCTTCAAAATTATTACCACATAACTTCAACGAATTGATTGATGCTTCTATCAATCACCTTGAAGAAAAACCGTTTGAATTATATCCCGACTTCCCAACAGGAGGTATGATGGATGCATCAAGATATAATGATGGATTGCGTGGTGGAGCAGTTAAAGTAAGGGCAAAGATTTCGAAGGTGGATAGTAAAACACTGATGATTTCTGATATTCCTTATGGTAAGAATACCACCAGTTTGATTGAGTCGATTTTAAAAGCCAATGAAAAAGGCAAGATTAAAATCAAGAAAATTGATGATAACACAGCTGAGAACGTAGAGATCCTGATTTATTTACCACCTGGATCTTCACCTGATAAAACCATTGATGCCTTATATGCATTTACCGATTGTGAGGTTTCCATATCGCCAAATGCATGTATTATCAAAGCTAATAAGCCTCATTTTATCGGCGTTTCTCAAATTCTAAGAGAGAATACCGATAATACCAAGTATCTTCTTAAAAGAGAATTGGAAATCAGAAGAGGTGAGCTGGAAGATGCATGGCACATGTCTTCATTAGAGCGTATCTTCATCGAGAATAAGATTTATCAGCGCATTGAGGATTGTGAAACATGGGAAGCTATCATCCAAACCATCGATCATGGCTTGGACCCATTTAAGCCTTCTTTACGAAGAGAGGTTACCCGTGATGACATCACCAAACTTACTGAGATAAAGATTAAGCGTATCTCGAAGTTTGATGCTAAGAAAGCTGATGAATACATCGCCTCTTTGGAAGAAGAAATGGAACAGATAGATTATAATCTGGCCAATCTTATTACCTACGCTATTGATTACTACAAACGTATTAAAAAACAGTTTGGTAAAGATTTTACGCGTAAAACGGAGATCCGTAGCTTCGAAAATATTGAAGCATCCAAAGTAGTTGTGAAGAATGAAAAACTTTACATCAATCGTGAAGATGGATTCATTGGAACCTCGTTGAAGAAAGATGAATTTGTTTGTGATTGTTCTGATATTGATGATGTTATCATCTTTTATAAGGATGGTAAATACATGATCACCAAAGTGTCAGATAAAGCTTTTGTGGGAAAGGATATCATCCATATTGCAGTATTCAAAAAGAACGACAAGCGTACGATATACAATACCGTTTACCGCGATGGAAAAAACGGGTTGGTTTACATGAAACGATTTGCTGTAACGGGTATTACACGTGATAAAGAGTATGATATCACTCAAGGTAAGCCAGGTTCTTCAATTATGTATTTTAGTGCCAACCCCAATGGAGAATCTGAAATTCTGAAAGTGGTTCTGCGACCAAAAGCACGGATCCGAAATCTGATCTTTGACCTTGACATGGGCGAGTTGGCGATTAAGGGTCGGGGTGCAATGGGTAATATTGTAACCAAATACGAAGTACAGAAAGTTGTACTGAAGAAAAAAGGTGAATCAACATTGGGAGGCCGTAAAATTTGGTTCGAACATGAAACTTTACGTCTGAATGCTGATGGAAGAGGTAAGTTTTTGGGTGAATTCCATGCAGGTGAACAGATTCTGGTGATTACGAAAGATGGTAAGTTTTTCCATACTACCTATGATTTAAGTAATCACTACGAAGATAATATTCTGATCATCGAGAAATTTAATTCCAACACTGTTTGGTCTGCTGTTTATTTTGATGCCGATCAGGATTTTTACTATGTGAAGCGATTCCAACTGGATGTGTCGGTTAAACCACAATCGTTTATTGGTGAAAATGCCAAATCGAGATTGGTGAACATGACACATGTTGATTACCCTCGATTGGAAGTTAAGTTTGGAGGTGATGATAAACTTCGCGAAAAACTGATTGTGGAAGTATATGAGTTTATCGGAGTCAAAAGCTTTAAAGCTAAAGGTAAACGACTGACGACTTATCAGATCTCAAAAATTCAGGAGTTGGAACCACTCATCAAGGAAGAAACAAAAGAAGAAGAACCGGAGGATGTGAGTCGCGATGAAGATATTGAAAATGATAAGGATCAAATGTCGTTGTTTTAG
- a CDS encoding shikimate kinase encodes MEIKRVFLVGFMGSGKSTLGRRLKHEMSWNFLDLDDVFEEKFQTTIKQYFADHGEDAFRLAEKECLHDVMHLENVIIATGGGTPCFFENMEVMNQNGLTIYLKLSVETIISRLSAGKNVRPLVADKSGEELYNFIEEKLKEREGFYSQSKVIADAEILSVDAYVNIIRASSDLTS; translated from the coding sequence ATGGAAATTAAGCGCGTTTTTTTAGTGGGTTTTATGGGGAGTGGTAAATCTACTCTCGGCAGGCGCTTGAAACATGAGATGAGCTGGAATTTTCTTGATCTGGATGACGTATTTGAAGAGAAGTTTCAAACTACAATAAAACAATATTTTGCCGATCATGGCGAAGATGCTTTTCGTTTGGCAGAAAAGGAATGTCTGCACGATGTAATGCATCTCGAAAATGTGATAATTGCAACGGGAGGAGGTACACCTTGCTTCTTTGAAAATATGGAAGTGATGAATCAAAACGGACTGACCATTTATCTGAAATTAAGCGTTGAAACGATCATCTCACGTTTAAGCGCAGGAAAAAATGTTCGTCCGTTGGTAGCCGATAAATCGGGTGAAGAATTGTATAACTTCATCGAAGAAAAACTAAAGGAAAGGGAAGGTTTTTACAGTCAGAGTAAGGTAATTGCCGATGCCGAGATTTTGAGTGTTGATGCATATGTGAATATCATCAGGGCTTCAAGCGATTTGACTTCCTAA
- the hemA gene encoding glutamyl-tRNA reductase, whose translation MVGLIGISHQTAKLEIREQLVISKDEIAGLYEYLNRECDVNGIMALSTCNRTELYFEAESSQIDNSQSYTEKVIKAYVAYFKKSESIKQYLYTHIGLDAARHLFRVTTGLDSLILGEYQIVSQLKEAFSWVDNTAMVGPELTRMVHKAFEAGKEVRTRTSINKGAVSVSSAAVELMGKKLGCHSKIKALTVGAGETGTIVAINLSKKGCVNNLVSNRTFDKAIQLADRVNGKAVLFENFIDELQNVDIVTFTTGSPRALLTKDIAEEVMKKRDGQPLMVMDLSNPRNVESTVDNIKGITLFDLDQMEEVVKANFEKRKGKLEEAEAIIDEVLEEFESWLNMRMMSAAISSITSTFRNIHAVEAKNYKKAKDKESSQKITEYGDHLSAKFTRMIIKQIKEVTNEGRDPEKVKLIEEFFNFSS comes from the coding sequence ATGGTTGGTTTAATAGGAATTAGTCACCAAACAGCTAAACTTGAAATACGTGAACAACTGGTTATTTCCAAAGATGAAATAGCTGGTTTATATGAATATCTGAATCGCGAATGTGACGTTAACGGTATCATGGCTTTAAGTACATGCAATCGTACCGAGTTATATTTCGAAGCAGAAAGTTCACAAATAGATAATAGCCAGTCATACACCGAAAAAGTAATTAAAGCTTACGTCGCTTACTTCAAAAAATCAGAAAGCATCAAACAATATTTGTATACTCATATTGGGTTGGATGCTGCACGTCATTTATTCAGAGTTACTACCGGGTTAGACTCATTAATACTTGGAGAATACCAAATTGTTTCGCAATTAAAAGAAGCTTTCTCGTGGGTGGATAACACTGCTATGGTGGGTCCTGAATTGACACGAATGGTGCATAAAGCTTTTGAAGCAGGCAAAGAAGTTCGTACCCGAACCTCTATCAACAAGGGAGCTGTTTCGGTAAGTTCAGCAGCCGTTGAGTTGATGGGGAAAAAACTGGGATGTCATTCAAAAATTAAAGCACTAACAGTAGGGGCTGGTGAAACAGGTACCATTGTTGCTATTAATTTGTCAAAAAAAGGATGCGTCAATAACCTGGTTTCTAACCGCACTTTTGACAAAGCAATTCAGCTTGCCGATAGAGTAAACGGAAAAGCCGTATTGTTTGAAAACTTCATTGACGAACTTCAGAATGTTGATATTGTAACTTTCACTACAGGATCACCAAGAGCCTTATTAACAAAGGATATTGCCGAAGAGGTGATGAAAAAAAGAGATGGTCAGCCTTTAATGGTTATGGATTTATCCAATCCTCGTAATGTTGAATCAACAGTTGACAATATAAAAGGAATCACACTTTTCGACCTTGATCAAATGGAAGAAGTGGTGAAAGCCAATTTTGAGAAACGAAAAGGAAAACTGGAAGAAGCCGAAGCTATTATTGACGAAGTATTGGAAGAATTTGAAAGTTGGCTGAATATGCGCATGATGAGTGCTGCAATCAGTTCAATAACTTCAACTTTTAGAAATATACATGCTGTCGAGGCCAAAAACTACAAGAAGGCTAAAGACAAAGAAAGCTCACAAAAAATTACAGAGTATGGCGATCATCTGAGTGCCAAGTTTACCCGAATGATCATTAAGCAAATAAAAGAAGTAACCAATGAAGGTCGTGATCCTGAAAAGGTGAAACTAATCGAAGAATTTTTTAATTTCAGCTCTTAA
- the hemC gene encoding hydroxymethylbilane synthase, which yields MTTATIRIGTRGSKLALYQANLVKAKLEAAYPSQSFEIIIISTKGDKILDVALSKIGDKGLFTKELEHALFAREVDLCVHSLKDLPTVFPEGAKLGAILERAEIKDAWVSKDGLSLEEMDETHKVATSSLRRIAQVKRINPRVEVVDIRGNVDTRLKKMKDGYCDAMVMAGAGLIRLGYDAEITQLFEPQNLIPACGQGAIAIEIRDNDSKMEELVKALHCEQSYNKITAERSFLNELEGGCQIPIGAYATINGDELVLTGMVALPDGSKEIRATESGKTVDAEKIGRKLGQKIITLGGNDILIQVRNN from the coding sequence ATGACAACCGCAACAATTCGAATCGGCACACGGGGCAGTAAGCTGGCCTTATATCAGGCTAACCTGGTAAAGGCAAAATTAGAAGCTGCTTATCCTTCTCAATCTTTTGAGATTATTATCATCTCAACCAAAGGAGATAAGATTCTGGATGTGGCATTATCAAAAATTGGTGATAAAGGCTTATTTACGAAAGAGCTCGAACATGCGCTTTTTGCCAGGGAAGTTGATTTGTGTGTGCATAGTCTGAAAGATTTGCCAACCGTTTTTCCTGAAGGTGCTAAATTGGGTGCTATCTTGGAACGGGCCGAAATCAAAGATGCCTGGGTGAGCAAAGATGGATTGAGTCTGGAAGAGATGGATGAAACGCACAAGGTTGCAACCTCGAGTCTGAGAAGAATAGCTCAGGTGAAACGCATTAATCCAAGGGTTGAAGTTGTTGACATCAGAGGAAATGTGGATACACGACTGAAGAAGATGAAAGATGGTTATTGTGATGCCATGGTGATGGCCGGTGCAGGATTGATTCGCTTGGGTTATGATGCTGAAATTACTCAACTTTTTGAACCGCAAAACCTGATACCTGCCTGCGGACAAGGAGCTATTGCCATTGAGATTCGTGATAATGATTCGAAAATGGAAGAACTGGTGAAGGCATTACACTGCGAACAATCATATAATAAAATAACAGCTGAAAGAAGTTTTCTGAATGAGCTGGAAGGAGGTTGTCAGATACCTATTGGTGCTTATGCAACAATTAACGGGGATGAATTAGTACTGACCGGGATGGTTGCTTTACCCGACGGATCCAAAGAAATTAGAGCCACAGAAAGTGGAAAAACTGTTGACGCAGAAAAAATTGGTCGTAAATTAGGGCAAAAAATCATTACTTTAGGGGGCAATGATATTTTAATCCAAGTCAGAAATAATTAA
- a CDS encoding uroporphyrinogen-III synthase, producing the protein MDPYSRETAVILTHPIGEDDLLYNGLLGEGIDVIRDPMINTEQIELCKDELNVIFQSRRIIFTSKRGVEYFLNQVKPADILDKNFICIGKKTAQILEKSGLKAWWVSNGRTASDLVEELREVHFSKNEKWVGLLGELAENTLEDGLQDLCDYKRYNIYRTTNADSRNEKTEALLKAKRPMLVVCTSPSCFDGFMDIYGDLIHDEVGFASIGPTTTKSMKKRDVNPVVIAGYQPTKVCGRR; encoded by the coding sequence ATGGATCCTTATTCGCGCGAGACAGCCGTAATCTTAACTCATCCAATCGGGGAAGATGATTTATTGTATAACGGATTACTAGGGGAGGGCATTGATGTTATCCGCGATCCTATGATCAACACCGAACAAATTGAACTTTGTAAAGATGAACTGAATGTAATCTTTCAAAGTCGACGAATTATTTTCACTAGCAAACGGGGTGTAGAGTATTTTCTTAATCAGGTGAAACCAGCCGATATCTTAGATAAGAATTTTATCTGTATCGGTAAAAAAACAGCTCAGATCCTTGAGAAATCGGGTCTTAAAGCCTGGTGGGTATCCAATGGCCGTACTGCTTCAGATCTGGTTGAGGAACTCCGCGAAGTACATTTTTCTAAAAATGAAAAGTGGGTTGGTCTGTTAGGTGAATTGGCTGAAAATACTCTGGAGGACGGACTTCAGGATTTATGTGATTACAAACGATATAATATATACAGGACTACTAACGCTGATTCGCGTAACGAAAAAACAGAAGCTTTATTGAAGGCAAAACGGCCAATGCTTGTTGTTTGTACCAGTCCTTCTTGCTTTGATGGTTTTATGGATATCTATGGTGATCTAATTCATGATGAAGTTGGTTTTGCTTCCATTGGACCTACAACCACCAAAAGTATGAAAAAGAGGGATGTTAATCCTGTAGTAATTGCCGGTTATCAACCTACGAAGGTTTGTGGCAGGAGATGA